A genomic segment from Chanos chanos chromosome 2, fChaCha1.1, whole genome shotgun sequence encodes:
- the LOC115805031 gene encoding serine/threonine-protein kinase pim-1-like: protein MAPDAAIGQATGHRPQISMRQGCSKKLQPNSEGHTKSSRLCEEEEEDKPPQEEPGHQGLKRSRQKAGLSTKGGRRTKRQRRATFEESYMEQHFLGEGGFGSVFAGIRIEDQMPVAIKYISKDRAEETLEIPGQGTLPLEVALMSMVNAAPHCSNILRLLEWFEQPSQFVLILELLEPCQDLAEFCEAQGGSLDENVTREVMKQLLRALRHCEKRGVLHRDVKPENVLILTDSHTVKLIDFGCGDLLQDCPYDYFAGTFQYAPPEWFLHSEYMAGPATVWSVGVTMFRLVCGFAPFTSSRQIIQSHLPFPQGPSAEFQDLIRWCLKENPEDRPTLKQMRRHRWSEAHVRRLQKERDELEQRLTDLRKAWSFLSDLTKLHRSYLQHCNTHPDEEPVYGPSCMPALLLEARGTLGAEHQPKTVHEKLQQSVDQADNK from the exons ATGGCCCCAGACGCGGCCATTGGACAGGCCACGGGCCACAGGCCTCAGATCAGTATGAGGCAGGGCTGTAGCAAGAAGCTTCAGCCGAACAGTGAGGGCCACACAAAGTCCAGCAGACtttgtgaggaggaggaggaggataaaCCTCCCCAGGAAGAGCCAGGGCATCAGGGGTTGAAGCGGTCCCGGCAAAAAGCAGGCCTTTCCACCAAAGGCGGCAGACGTACCAAACGCCAACGCAGAG CTACGTTTGAGGAGTCGTACATGGAGCAGCACTTCCTTGGAGAAGGTGGATTTGGAAGTGTTTTTGCTGGGATCCGCATTGAGGATCAAATGCCT GTTGCCATCAAGTATATCTCTaaagacagggcagaggagacgCTTGAGATT ccTGGACAGGGTACTTTGCCTTTGGAGGTGGCTCTGATGAGCATGGTGAACGCAGCCCCTCACTGTTCAAACATCCTACGGCTGTTGGAGTGGTTTGAACAACCAAGTCAGTTCGTTTTGATCCTGGAGCTGCTTGAACCCTGTCAGGATCTCGCCGAATTCTGCGAAGCGCAGGGTGGCTCCCTGGATGAGAATGTGACTCGCGAGGTGATGAAGCAGTTGTTGAGGGCTTTGCGTCACTGCGAGAAGCGCGGGGTTCTCCACCGTGACGTGAAGCCTGAAAACGTGCTCATTCTGACGGACTCTCACACGGTCAAACTCATCGACTTTGGCTGCGGAGACCTGCTTCAGGACTGCCCTTACGACTACTTTGCAGGGACCTTTCAATATGCACCACCTGAATGGTTCCTGCATAGTGAGTATATGGCAGGCCCAGCCACTGTCTGGTCTGTGGGAGTGACCATGTTCCGTCTAGTGTGTGGCTTTGCACCATTCACCTCCAGTCGACAGATCATCCAGAGCCATCTACCTTTCCCTCAAGGACCATCTGCAG AGTTCCAAGACCTGATTCGCTGGTGCCTGAAAGAAAATCCAGAGGATCGTCCAACCCTGAAACAGATGAGGCGCCACCGCTG GAGTGAGGCTCATGTGCGGAGACTACAGAAAGAGCGTGATGAGCTGGAGCAGAGGCTCACAGACCTGAGAAAAGCTTGGTCCTTCCTCAGTGACCTGACCAAGCTTCACAGGAGCTACCTCCAGCACTGCAACACTCACCCTGATGAAGAGCCAGTG TATGGTCCCTCCTGTATGCCAGCACTGCTGCTGGAAGCCAGAGGCACGCTGGGAGCAGAGCATCAGCCGAAGACTGTTCATGAAAAACTGCAGCAAAGCGTAGACCAAGCTGACAACAAATAA
- the LOC115805032 gene encoding serine/threonine-protein kinase pim-1-like: MAPDVAIGQATGHRPQISMRQGCSKKLQPNSEGHTKSSRLCEEKGDKPPQEEPGHQGLKRSRQKAGLSTKGGRRAKRQRRATFEESYMEQHFLGEGGFGSVFAGIRIEDQMPVAIKYISKDRAEETLEIPGQGTLPLEVALMSMVNAAPHCSNILRLLEWFEQPSQFVLILELLEPCQDLAEFCEAQGGSLDENVTREVMKQLLRALRHCEKRGVLHRDVKPENVLILTDSHTVKLIDFGCGDLLQVCPYDYFAGTFQYAPPEWFLHSEYMAGPATVWSVGVTMFRLVCGFAPFTSSRQIIQGHLPFPQGPSAEFQDLIRWCLKENPEDRPTLKQMRRHRWSEAHVRRLQKERDELEQRLTDLRKAWSFLSHLTKLHRSYLQHCNTHPDEEPVYGPSCMPALLLEARGTLGAEHQPKTVHEKLQQILDQADNK, from the exons ATGGCCCCAGACGTGGCCATTGGACAGGCCACGGGCCACAGGCCTCAGATCAGTATGAGGCAGGGCTGTAGCAAGAAGCTTCAGCCGAACAGTGAGGGCCACACAAAGTCCAGCAGACTTTGTGAGGAGAAGGGGGATAAACCTCCACAGGAAGAGCCAGGGCATCAGGGGTTGAAGCGGTCCCGGCAAAAAGCAGGCCTTTCCACCAAAGGCGGCAGACGTGCCAAACGCCAACGCAGAG CTACGTTTGAGGAGTCGTACATGGAGCAGCACTTCCTTGGAGAAGGTGGATTTGGAAGTGTTTTTGCTGGGATCCGCATTGAGGATCAAATGCCT GTAGCCATCAAGTATATCTCTaaagacagggcagaggagacgCTTGAGATT ccTGGACAGGGTACTTTGCCTTTGGAGGTGGCTCTGATGAGCATGGTGAACGCAGCCCCTCACTGTTCAAACATCCTACGGCTGTTGGAGTGGTTTGAACAACCAAGTCAGTTCGTTTTGATCTTGGAGCTGCTTGAACCCTGTCAGGATCTTGCCGAATTCTGCGAAGCGCAGGGTGGCTCCCTGGATGAGAATGTGACTCGCGAGGTGATGAAGCAGTTGTTGAGGGCTTTGCGTCACTGCGAGAAGCGCGGGGTTCTCCACCGTGATGTGAAGCCTGAAAACGTGCTCATTCTGACGGACTCTCACACGGTCAAACTCATCGACTTTGGCTGCGGAGATCTGCTCCAGGTCTGCCCTTACGACTACTTTGCAGGGACCTTTCAATATGCACCACCTGAATGGTTCCTGCATAGTGAGTATATGGCAGGCCCAGCCACTGTCTGGTCTGTGGGAGTGACCATGTTCCGTCTAGTGTGTGGCTTTGCACCATTCACCTCCAGTCGACAGATCATCCAGGGCCATCTACCTTTCCCTCAAGGACCATCTGCAG AGTTCCAAGACCTGATTCGCTGGTGCCTGAAAGAAAATCCAGAGGATCGTCCAACCCTGAAACAGATGAGGCGCCACCGCTG GAGTGAGGCTCATGTGCGGAGACTGCAGAAAGAGCGTGATGAGCTGGAGCAGAGGCTCACAGACCTGAGAAAAGCTTGGTCCTTCCTCAGTCACCTGACCAAGCTTCACAGGAGCTACCTCCAGCACTGCAACACTCACCCTGATGAAGAGCCAGTG TATGGTCCCTCCTGTATGCCAGCACTGCTGCTGGAAGCCAGAGGCACGCTGGGAGCAGAGCATCAGCCGAAGACTGTTCATGAAAAACTGCAGCAAATCTTAGACCAAGCTGACAACAAATGA